TTTTCAAAGTCAATATGCATGAGAGCTCAGTTACCCTCTTCGGGGGAAGAACTCGAGTTGCTTTGGAGTACCAAGCTTTTATGattgatttgaattttattaaaattgagcTGATAGGTGACTTAATTATTcatctatgtatgtatgttgTTGTGATCAGCTGATATAATGCGCACTTTAGTTACTTTTGGACAAGTTTaggattctaaaaaaaaatcgaactcaagAAAGCACTCTGACATGAAATTTCGATGACAGAGAATGCGAAAAATTGGATCCCGCAATTCTATCTGTATGTCTGTCGAGCTACAGTTCAAATGACTGAAACGATTTTGCCAATCTTGGTAGTTTAGGGATTTATGTTATTCCtagaaattaaaagttttttgttgagtCTTATGTACTATTTCTTTGGCCAAGTGTGGCTATTGCTATAATTGACTGCTTCTACAACGTAACGTTTACTATTGTTTTAGTACACATGTTTatcaaaatattgttaaaatattccataacataaattttttatttatagatcCTCGATATGAAGCCTTTTCTAAAGGCATAGTCAATAGGTTGTTAGAATCGTTTAGTGTTCGTAATAAAGAATTTTGGGATATTACAAAAGCTGCATCGCTTTTGGATCCAAAATTTACAAGATGTCTTCCCCACGAACCGGATGGTTTGATCTTTCAACCAGTTGATGAGGTAAGTTGACTGACACtatgtatttttgtatatttctatctaatttatttttatttgatccaTAGCCATATACAGCTGGTGTATGTAAAGATATACTCAAATGGAAACCTCTTAGTTTGAATTCAGttgattttaaacttaaaatagtCATGGAAAGTAGACCTGGGTATGAAACAAAACAGgaaaataaatagaatttttttataattatctactttttttttaagaatgattGCTTCAAAAGTGGGGCTACTATATGCCGGTGGAATGGATGATCAGAGCTATGCTCAAATGAAATACACTAaagatttaaaagatttaaatggaaaaattgTCGAATGCACGGTTAAAAATGGCCAATGGACATTTTTGAGAGAACGAACAGACAAAACCCATCCAAACAGTTTTAAAACTgcaaattgtaatttttttaagaaatattttttatcaaatattttgttttaataatgtattttgttttctctttacTTTTTAAAGCTGTTATAGAGAGTATCAGAAATCCAGTCACAAAAGAGATTCTTCTTAgttttattgaagaaaatagatacCGCCACGATATTGAAAGAATGCCACCACCACCGCCAGCTGTAGCACCAGATTCCCAACGAGATATGTACAATAATTATCTTTATAGGCCAGTTACTTAAGACAAGAAAAGAATTCCCATTATGtcgcaaaaaaaattgcatcgaAGTGATCttttcaaaacaatcatttcgGTTCTATTCTTTTGCGATTAAGGATGTTTTAAAAATGACTggtttattataaatattagCAAATATAATAGatcattaaaaatcatttaatagaaaaacaaacacacacaacaacaacaagaagaaaaataacaagCAAATCAAACATTATAAAAATTAGATGTTATAAGATTTTATtgcaaatcaaaacaaaaaaaaaaaaactacgagtTCGTCATCTCAAAATGCtaccattttttattaattcactTTCTTCAATTAATCCAAGATTTAACAGACACACAAGTGCAGATCCTTGTTCGGcgtattttttattcttttcccaAAATGTACTGGCATATTTTTTACCATCGAATGAACATATCGCACGGAAGAGTTTATCAAATCGTTGGATTTCATATTTTGGTACTCCTTTGAAGTTCTTTGAGGCGAATGTATGGAGGATGCTTTTTGGAAGTGAAGTATCTAAAAATTTGGtaagttttaaattaataaactaaataaaattaaatggatTCATACCTTCAACATAATTTGCACGATAAAAAGCTATATTATGTTCTAATATATCTGGTGAACTAGCGGGTGTCTCACTTTCGGGTTTGTGCTTTTTACTTTGAGGACCATCAGTTTCTTCATCGTCACCGGGAATTGCACCAGGACAAACTTCTCGTCGGCCAAAGTTACCTTTTTCCTGATACTCTAGTTGCTTTTTATAGCAATAATCACCAAGATCCCACAAattactgtaaaaaaaaaaacaaataaataaatattagtgTTAGTTTAATAGATTCCATTTAGTGATGTTGTTGATTTTATAGATACTATTTTTCTTTGCAACAATAAAACAACACTTCAACTAACTATAACACTTTGACGCGATGGAAAGAACCCAGCATGGGTATTTTTCGATTGCGAGGCCTTTTCTGGAAAACATTTCCGCGAGAGTTGTCTAAAATTAAACTGAAAAGCAATTTCCTTTTTATTGTGGCCTTCACAAAAATGAAAGCGCCGATGACGACCTGACAAGAATAGGGACGTCAGTTGATCTAAAGCAGATGGATTCTGTCAACCATTTTCTAAACAAATGCATAGATCATTTCTCGATCAGCTGATGTTTTAGAATTGTTTGAAACAGAGATTTAAAGCTTTCGCAAAACCGCGTTTTTATGGGATTGATGTACCTAAAGATTATGCCCATCGCAGTTGTTTTAGGTGAGATAAATCTGGCATCTACCAAATTTTCACAGACAGATTTTCGACTCCGATAGCGAAAATAGAGACAGCTATATAGAGGCATGTCGAGTTTCGGCATTCAGCTTGTACAGAATCACTATGGAGAATTCTCGTTGCTCTAGGATCATCCAGGCTTAAGATACACATAAGAAACTTCTCTGCCTCGGAGGGCACTATCTTCCGTGGTACCACAATATAGCTTCCGTTAGAGCTTTGCAAAGGTTACTTCCAGCACCTCACTAGGTATGGGCTACCAACGACTAGCCAAGGCAGGAAACCCAAAGacagcataaaaaaaaacaagaaaaaactagCAAGAGTACCCAGAAAAGTCAACGAAATCAATTCAAGGCACGAACACAGGGTACACCTAAATTGTGAAAGAGCACAACACATGCACCGACAAGAAGACAGCTGACATGGCCAAAAACTACTACAAGGACAAGACATAACTTCAACTTGCAAGTTAGTTATCACACTAGAACCGCAAGTCGCTCTACAGAGTCAAAATCGCTCAATAACAGGCACTCCGATCTCCACACAATCTATTGCTATAGATCCAGTACCAATGACACTAATGCCCACTTTTCgagagtcgattttagccgcacgatatgtcgatCGACTAGGGTTTTTCTATTGGGATGTCACTTTACTCGCCTGCGatttacgttcacacgagtcgaaaagcttcgccgcacggcaaaaatcgactcgtgaaaagtccccataacCAAATACCTAGTAGGTACACAAGAGGTTCCATCATTACACCAGAAAATAGCGTTGCTGTGATCCCATTGCAGGCAGTGACCAGTGAGAGAGTCAAGATGGTACCACCAAGGACATTACAGGTTTTCGTGCGATGGCGAGTAGGCGTAGTTAAGGCCCTAATAACAATACATAAAGGCTCAGTATATAAAATCTTACCAAATCTGATGAAGTGTCTGAGTTAGAAGAAACTTTTTCCCCAAAGGTGTTTCTTGCAGTTCCTTGAGCATACTTTGGACacaatattttgtatttgattgGGGATTATCATAGTCAACACAAAGCTTCAAGTATTTCTTTATCACATCAAAAATGGGAAGTAgtccttaaaaaatattcaaataaaataatgaattcAATAACCCACTAAAGTAGAGCTACCTACCTTCTTTACGAAATATAGTCACATTAAGCTGTGCTGCTCTAGCAACCATAATGCTATCCACTCCACACCTATCACGAAATTTGAATATGTCACGATAAGTGTCTATTTCACGAGATCCGCCATTGGCGATTATTGGTATGTCAACAGCTTGAGCAACTGCTTTTATTACATctatattaaaagtttaaataattgctatttaattattatgaaTTTAATAGAGACCTTAACGAATGGTAACAAACTTGGATGAGGTTGATGCTGTGGTCGTTCATCTTTCCTGCGGCAGTGAATTCCTATAGCTGCAATACCTGTTGCAGCGAATTTGGTTACCAAATTGATGGTATCTTCTGTAGTTGGCAGAATTCTAGAAATTAAGTTTAACTTAAAAACAAGTGAATTagggaaaaaaaagtattgttttaaCCTTATTTTACATGTAACTGGTATTTTGAGATTATCAACAAGAGTTTTAAGAATTTCGACAGCTTTATCAGGCTTGGACAAAAGTGCTACACCCATGCCACCTTTGATTGAGAATTCTTTAGGACAACCCATGTTTATGTCCAAACCAGCAACGTCATGTTCAACCTAAAAAGGACCAAATTTtactatataatttttaaagaatgtaagttagggtgggtaaaaaaaaaatcgaaatttttgtttttgatttaatgctccgaaaaatcgattgctagacacctctagaatatactcaccaaatatgagctatTTATATAAATGTGAAATTCCTtcgcttctactaaaaaaaaaatcatttttttataaatcgacttttaagcaaacttttttacatattcttgtaggaaattgaacatTCTACAAAAAACGTCATATAAACTTTTAtcatttttccatttgaaagacattcgaggtcaaagtttaaaaaaaataataaaaacatttttactttttcaaaaactcactgaaaagttatttttattttattagtaagatgtattcttgtagggcaTGTATGTCAAACGCACGGCCCACATCGAATAACTTTACGGCCCTAGatatttctaataattttgAGCTTAAGGTTAtagtttatattttcttttcaacttttttcaatcttaatttttaagatacCGTGGCTTGAATAAGGGTAAGATCTGTGATTTCTTAAAGTGAATTAGGAAGCGGATGTTCTGATTTAACCCAACCAACTAAAGGCAGGTTAAATCATGAATGCCCTAGTTATGGCATTCAAATGCAATATATAGCTTTGTGGGACAACAGAAGAGAAACAAGGATTTGGATCGCTTTCCTACGTGCAATATGTCGAATATAGGTAAATCTTCATCGTCGTATCAAAAATATTGCGCGGTAAAAAAACTAAACCTTAAAACTAAATATGAAAAAGGTTTGCAGAATTATGTCTTTGAAAGACAAGTGatcttcatttttattatttttttcattaaaatagaaTAAATGCCAAATGATGTGGAAATGAAACATGCGATTCCTAATGTGACTCCGAAGTATGTTCTAAATTTCTGTGAAGTGGATAGggccaaataaatatttttcagtctGATTTGGGACAATTTAAAActgccatataaaatcgtttggaaatttcagatatttttacttttaagagaaaattaagcatttaagttctacataaatccttatgtgacagtttacgcagaggaaaaagtagggaataagaaTATATGTTCAAcatatattatttaagtttcgattcagcaaatggcccttagtCATCTAAAAGATCCAGCTTACAATAAGATACAGTATCTTCTAAGACTGTACGGTAGGTATAGGTAAGCTTGATTGTTAAAATATTACATGATGTGTTgtaagaaacaacaaaaaaagcaaacatttaAAGGACCATATTTTAAAGTAGAAAAATTTAATCATAAGGtattcaaaattgttcatttttgTGATGACCTTGGTCTTGTGAAAAAAATGGTGGTAGAGAAGAGAttcttattattaaaattaaaattctaataTTGACTTTTTTTGTGACCCATAAAAATTTAGATGTCTATGTTTTGGCCCCTAGTAACCATTGAGTTCGAGACACCTGTTGTAGGGGCTTAGACGTTTACAAAAAGGTTCTTGGCGTTCAATCTATTGCTTTTACCGTTTAGAatatattcgtatccaaaccttAATGCcaactgatttcaatagttttctaaTGACCAGTGTGCATTCGGATTTgcatacgaatatcttctaaacggttaaacaatcaattttatgccaaggacttttttgtaaaacttttaagcccctacaagaatacatcttgttaatttgataataagtactttttagtgaatgaaaaaccttttttgtagaacgttcaatttcctacatgAGTAtctaaagaaatttgctaaagttataaaaaaatgatttttgttttagtagaagattgatttaaaaatggaaaattgcgaagcggatgACTTTCCCATTAATTATTATAAAGAGCTTATATTTGGTGaatatattctagaggtgtctagcaaaaaagaatttcgatttttttttacccaccctaatgtaggtCTTACTATTTTGCCAACTGCAAGTGCTCTTTCAGCATCACTTGTTCCCAATTGAAGAACAACTTTGTCCTTTTCTTTGTCACAAGTTCTGAAGATGATACTGCCATCGGAAGGATCAACAAAATCAATTGTTCCCAAAACATCTATTTACACAAAATAATACATAATTCATGACTATTCAAATTATTGTATAGAAATAGAAACCCTTACCATTTATTCTTCTTTTAGCCTTGATCATCTTTAAATCAATCAATTCTTCAGTGTAAACAATATCGGCACCATATTCTAGAGCCAATAACCGCATTGGAAGAGTGCCAACTCTTACCATTGGAGCGAGAATTATTTTATTACGATAGGATAGTTTTGTTTTATCCACTGTCATCTTATTGTTTAGCTTATTATAAGGATTTAAATggataaaatgatttttttttattacggaAGAGAAATCAAAACTCGGATCGGGACGAAGGTGATTTTTTGTGGCAAGGCCATTCAAAATGACAGTTAGTTTGAGGTGCTCTGGATATGTCaaaattgacaaaattgtaTAAAGAAAAACGTTCGGCGTTGAATGCGTTCAGTGTATTTGATTCCGTTCAGTACTGAGACTTGGTAAGTTGCACTCCACGTCATCTGGTGGCCAGTGTGGAACCCTGTAtatgatatagatttttttcgattttgagtTCAATGTATTTCCCataatggggacttttcactTGCCGATTTTTGACGTGCGGAAGAGCCAGGTttgaaatataacaaaaactttaattagTCCTGTGTAATTAGTCCAAAGGTGTAAGCAAatcgcaagaaaacaacaacaaatactatacaaaaaatatagaaatcattaaattattcttttactTCCATTAATATATTCActtaccacttttttttttgtattaaggtataactacaacggccactttttgcaaaaagtcaaaaagtgaaaattttcaaactccccaagtaacaatttagctttcataagggtctatacaagctattttttgaattgtttaagaagaaggacaagtcttatgcaaatccgtttggcgcacattaccgaatttccacaagaccttcctccacaggcaatccacaagctaatagcttgtgacgaacagcgtaaaacgaccttatgcaggcctttttacacaacaatgaaacattttagggaaactatagctttgctaaggaaactatcatttgcattggatgttataataaggccttatggaggttgttataagatgttgaatttatgaataaaaaaaaagattttattgagtttttttttcttttaatttttttctattttgttttttcttcttttttacggccatattattcactctggatttagtttggatttaagttaatttgaaatccaatccattaaatatgaattttataaatccaaggatttaattttttgttcatattattcactcaaaaaaaattatgtgtttctccaataaattttgtataatttgcatttatctttatttttccttcacaaaatacgtgaaaaaacaactgaacactgcgaaaattaattttacatctggatttataaaattaaacagacctccagagagcagtttaaatttgtttggatttaacgagattggatttaaaaaattggatttaagattggatttaagaagtgaatattatggaattagatttatttttgacatttgacattgtttacatccagatgtattctttaaactagtgaataatatggccgttagccATGTCAATGCTTTAGgcataactacaatggccactttttgcaaaaagtcaaaaagtgaaaattttcaaaaccattttgtGAGAGTTTTTCCgagcacaaaattaaaaataatgatgcagaaagcttattttttggtttaaaaaactatttttgtagttttttccaaaaacaaatagcgctagaaagaaataaaaaaaatttacttttgtaaatttcccactttttcactttttaggtcattgtagttatggctttttcctgtcgttctgaaatgggaagaattttattttaattgaaaaagcacacattttttttttatttcacaaatggccccgccaggaatcgatcccacgtacctaaggagtgtcactccttgaattttggaaaacgacatactttttttttctctaattgttttcaattgttccaaatttttttatatggcaggtacTTAAATGTAGGaacattttttctcttttttattcgTCTTCGATCGAaagaaaagcgctgtgctgtAGTACTGAAAATTACATTTTACTGCTCTCGACatcttcgtactactgtctcttCTTTTCACAGTCAAggtagtgttttttcaaagttcttgtatcTCAATCATTTTACactttacacaaacagcaaggtgttgagtaatcttaaaaaaaaaaaaacactttatatggTTTGAACTTTatcatgtgctgaattcaaaactgtttacgtATTGATTCCTCTATCACGTCTTGTTTTTTGGGCTATACTCATTACTattttccgcaattcgaccgaaagtgaattgaaatcactttttaatttcacgtgaaatggaTCTTTGATCGATTTCGACAACTTCGTAAATGcatcgaactgtcaaaactgaagtatcatccatttttattttgttgcatggatgcaattttatttacaattttaatgaaaaaaagcagaatttaaaagaaagaagaagtagacacatattcaaataaaaattaattaggtaaaGTGTAAAGTGAATGAGGTGCAAACatgatataaataaattaataacaaattttgtccaaaaattgcagattcattgaaaaaggcaccaaattcacttacagaaacaaagtgaactgatttcgatcagaaaatccaaaatgagtgaaaaaatgcagaacattTAATTTCACTAACGGCAAGTGAATgcacaaaaagtgaaatgcagaacgtgaaagtctgaaaaactaattttcagaaGAGCAAACTGGAATTTCCTTAAAGAAACCATTAgatatgttgaccactaagatctTAAGAtaccaaaaatttctattatctttgagaaaaacattattttgaaaaaagaaaaatatactgAAGACGATAAAATACGGTGCTTAGAGtttgcataagaagttttacaaaatttaacggtgatgtaattcgacatcaaaataccgttaaaaaaaatttgaagaattcctaattggaataaaatccgaaaaaaatgtatcccaaccctcaacgtcagctaAGTCCCTTACTCAAACAGACATACAAGCAGCCCTTACAGAATTTGGATGGGGCTCAAACaactgagctgcctctaaatctctaagatttacgaacaagtttcagttaatcatgtacattatgaagaaatcagctaaataataacattgtCTTGGAGGCTTgcggggggcttgagccccctgagcccccccctcaatacgccactggttCTAAGACCTTTTCCAGAGGAAAGTACAAAAATGGTGGGGATcgaaattctgccggggtcaaaattttgccagggtcaaaattctgctttcaaaattctgctttacaaaattctgctttcaaaattctgcttttcaaaattctgcttttcaaaattctgtttttcataattctgcttttcaaaactctgcaaaaaattaaaaaaatttattgcagaattctgtaaaatcatctctttgaaaatttggggttggggtcaaaattctgccggggtcaaaattcttttgtcaaaattctgctttcaaaattctgctttacaaaattctgctttcaaaattctgcttttcaaaatactgtttttcaaaattttgtttttcaaaattctgcttttcataattctgcttttcaaaattctgcaaaaaattaaaaaagggtttggaaaatgttaaaaagcgcgcgctttttaatattttccaaacccttttttaattttttgcataattctgtaaaatcatctctttggaaaattatttgcttatttgattacttacctacataatttttcattttttaaatgcgtattaattttaagaaaaggtttttaatattaaacatttccgaaaataattaaaaatgtattaatttatcaaataaagatgaatataaaaaatttgaataagaaaaggaatattttgtatcaaacaacatcggctCCAATTagcttacatattttttttgggttggagtcaaaattctgccggggtcaaaattcttttgtcaaaattctgctttcaaaattctgcttttcaaaactctgtttttcaaaattctgtttttcaaaattctgtttttctaaattctgtttttcaaaattctgtttttcaaaattctgtttttcaaaattctgcacaaaattaaaaaagggtttggaaaatgttaaaaagcgcgcgctttttaacattttccaaacccttttttaatttattgcagaattcagtaaaatcatcttcttgaaaaatgatCGCTAATTTGATTACCTACCTTTATAATTTgacattctttgaatgcatattaatttttgttttataaatgaataaatttgaaaaaattaaaaaaaaggtttttaatattaagcacttccgaaaataattaaaaaattattaatttatgaaataaagatgagtaattaaaaaattgaataacaaaaggaatattttgtatcaaacaacatcggttccaattagaatatagatttttttttaaagaaattcagtatttatgcattttataaaatatttgtgacacttaaacaaaaaatatttacgaaagtaccaatgttaaatttcattaatgaatgtatttttctttagcatATGCgctatgctataaaaaaaacagaattggcagaattttttttgttcaaatataatgctggaagtattttgaaaagcaaaattttgaaaaacagaatagaaaaaaagcagaattttgaaaaacagaatttttggtaaaaaagcagaattttgaaaagcagaatttcgaagccagaattttgacccgatcccatttttttttgaaagaaaatcagtatatgcatttcaaaaaatatttgcgacacttaaataaaaaaaaattaggaaagtaccaatgttgaattacattaatgaggtgtattttttttaagccagcgcatatgctataaaaaaaacagaattggcagaatttttttgttcaaatataatgctggcagaattttgaaaagcagaattttaaaaagcagaattttgaaaaacagaatagaaaaaagcagaattttgaaaagcagaattttgaagccagaattttgacccgaacCGTACAAAAAGCAGAATGCAATTGTCGGAACATGGCCGCAGTTATTTTTGCAAGTGATTTAAGTTACATTGATTTTCGTCATTGTGGTCATTCTCGctgtaatttttgttaattaaaatgttggtgtttttttgatgatatatcatgcaaaaacattttttattgtttcgaaataaaaattgaatgctTCCAAAAGATATTTGgcattgttttcatttaaatcgtttTGACAATTTCAGCCTATCAATTTGCCCGTATTGAAAGTACCCAATTTGTTTTCAACTCAATATTCCCTCTCTCTCTTCAAGAAGTTAGAAAATCAGActatttgttatttaaaattgtttgtagaTAGGACTTACTATTCCTtttacatacaaacaaaatgaACGAGACAAAAATCCAATCTGCATCTTTCTTCTTTTcgaattcttcttcttcttcttcttctactaCTCAGCAAAAAGGTTAAATTTAACCTTTTATATGCCTATTTGCCAATAGCCTATatcattgacctactatatatggactgctagtcgtttgacttttccatacaaaaattgaaaaaaaatgattccacatctttctagctctactagcggtataaccttagacggcgaaaagaggaaacttttagcgaatgacatctgtcgttaaaaggtagtgctttctctgtttttctatatttgttcctttcgcacttcgtcaaaaatgttgcacttattctccgcttttttttagggcgctagtatcgcgaagaaacaaatggaaccaacctgaatatgcttctagcagtccatatatattaagtcaatggccattgacctactatatatggactgctagtcgtttgacttttccatacaaaaattgaaaaaaaatgattccacatctttctagctctacta
This DNA window, taken from Episyrphus balteatus chromosome 2, idEpiBalt1.1, whole genome shotgun sequence, encodes the following:
- the LOC129909452 gene encoding tRNA-dihydrouridine(20) synthase [NAD(P)+]-like; this translates as MTVDKTKLSYRNKIILAPMVRVGTLPMRLLALEYGADIVYTEELIDLKMIKAKRRINDVLGTIDFVDPSDGSIIFRTCDKEKDKVVLQLGTSDAERALAVGKIVEHDVAGLDINMGCPKEFSIKGGMGVALLSKPDKAVEILKTLVDNLKIPVTCKIRILPTTEDTINLVTKFAATGIAAIGIHCRRKDERPQHQPHPNVIKAVAQAVDIPIIANGGSREIDTYRDIFKFRDRCGVDSIMVARAAQLNVTIFRKEGLLPIFDVIKKYLKLCVDYDNPQSNTKYCVQSMLKELQETPLGKKFLLTQTLHQICNLWDLGDYCYKKQLEYQEKGNFGRREVCPGAIPGDDEETDGPQSKKHKPESETPASSPDILEHNIAFYRANYVEDTSLPKSILHTFASKNFKGVPKYEIQRFDKLFRAICSFDGKKYASTFWEKNKKYAEQGSALVCLLNLGLIEESELIKNGSILR